A stretch of Sinimarinibacterium sp. NLF-5-8 DNA encodes these proteins:
- a CDS encoding DUF1302 domain-containing protein, with protein MGWQYSGTLRRLAWGAAAAAMLGQSGSSFGFSFEIGEVPVRIDNLVTIGATWRMQRRDDTLIGKSSLTPGLCISRLSGTPDAGANPRNADGSNNGNIFSGNTCNPAEDDASGQFADANRFFVAAPGSFNPNGDNGNLNFDRHDLVQATGKLTSDINLELFGFNFFARALYFFDNVYNNFEETRPDTTFQPARVDYARAGRNQNGNDFQFLDYFISRTFEIGDRQLAVKVGNQVLNWGESGFLALNSINSINAPNQVLLRFPGSDLKEVFQPQGMVKLDIDIFEGAGLELFYQYEWKPIIADPVGSFFSSSDTVGAGGTYAMLAFGKVPDDPTGIYQPYQNPDDPAAILGSTSSRTAQRDLAIERAPSNGGQYGAALRYFFENLNNGTEVGVYYANYHSRVPSVSAYAADATCLGRGGTLVGGVGGLLDAVGGLLGPLGQVTGLVGNVAKVVAECEVPLTNLTAALGAGNFSPAGREGLPLDSMRLFVEYPEDIHLFGASFNTTLGDVAWSGEYAFRSNLPIQIHTTDIVFAALQPAFPADDFSLEPIATLPGRRTAVPDFISQYRGVEIQPGDYIRGYERMKIGQLGTTFLKTIGGDNLFNASQITLLLELGMTHVIDMPGLDQLQFNGAGTDTHISGGADGSLGINPIDVRIDPSDVTSNRGIESLRQNPVAHVDLRGFGTDLSYGYRLVTLTRYDNAFLGINLEFLNALFHDVKGTAPGLGQNFVEGRKQILSGIRWDYLSRYTGEIRYTWFTGGAHRDQNRDRDNLLVYVGYQF; from the coding sequence ATGGGTTGGCAATACAGTGGGACACTGCGTCGTTTGGCATGGGGCGCGGCAGCGGCTGCGATGTTGGGGCAATCCGGCAGCAGCTTTGGGTTTTCGTTTGAGATTGGAGAGGTGCCGGTTCGCATCGACAACCTCGTCACCATCGGGGCGACGTGGCGGATGCAGAGGCGCGACGACACGCTGATCGGCAAGTCGAGCCTGACACCGGGGCTGTGTATCAGTCGGCTGAGCGGGACGCCGGACGCGGGCGCCAATCCGCGCAACGCCGACGGCAGCAACAACGGCAATATCTTCAGCGGCAATACCTGCAACCCCGCTGAAGATGACGCCAGTGGCCAGTTTGCCGATGCCAACCGCTTTTTTGTCGCCGCGCCGGGGTCGTTCAACCCCAACGGCGACAACGGCAATCTCAACTTCGATCGCCACGATCTGGTGCAGGCCACCGGCAAGCTCACCTCCGATATCAACCTCGAACTGTTCGGCTTCAACTTCTTTGCCCGCGCGCTTTATTTTTTCGATAACGTTTACAACAACTTCGAAGAAACACGGCCCGACACCACGTTTCAGCCTGCGCGGGTCGATTACGCGCGCGCCGGGCGCAATCAAAATGGCAATGACTTTCAGTTTCTTGATTATTTCATCAGCCGCACATTCGAAATCGGTGATCGTCAGCTCGCCGTCAAGGTCGGCAATCAGGTGTTGAACTGGGGCGAGAGCGGGTTTTTGGCGCTGAACAGCATCAACAGCATCAATGCGCCGAATCAGGTGCTACTGCGTTTTCCGGGGTCTGATCTCAAGGAAGTCTTTCAGCCGCAGGGCATGGTCAAGCTCGATATCGATATTTTCGAGGGCGCTGGCCTGGAGTTGTTCTATCAGTACGAATGGAAACCGATCATCGCCGATCCGGTCGGCAGCTTCTTTTCGTCGTCGGACACGGTCGGTGCCGGTGGAACCTATGCGATGCTGGCATTTGGCAAGGTTCCGGATGATCCCACTGGCATTTATCAGCCGTATCAGAACCCGGATGATCCGGCAGCCATTCTCGGCTCCACGTCCAGCCGTACCGCCCAGCGCGACCTGGCGATCGAGCGCGCGCCGTCCAATGGCGGCCAGTACGGTGCGGCATTGCGCTACTTCTTTGAAAACCTGAATAACGGGACCGAGGTTGGCGTGTATTACGCCAACTACCACAGCCGCGTTCCCAGCGTCTCTGCGTATGCGGCAGATGCCACCTGCCTGGGGCGCGGAGGCACGCTGGTGGGGGGTGTTGGTGGCCTGCTCGATGCGGTGGGCGGGTTGCTCGGGCCGTTGGGACAGGTCACCGGGCTGGTGGGTAACGTTGCCAAGGTTGTGGCTGAATGCGAAGTGCCGCTGACCAACCTGACCGCGGCCCTGGGCGCAGGCAACTTCAGCCCTGCCGGACGCGAAGGCTTGCCGCTCGACAGCATGCGGTTGTTTGTCGAATACCCTGAGGACATCCACCTGTTCGGCGCTTCTTTCAACACCACACTGGGGGATGTTGCCTGGTCGGGTGAATATGCGTTTCGCAGCAACCTGCCGATCCAGATACACACCACCGATATTGTATTTGCCGCATTGCAGCCGGCGTTTCCGGCCGATGATTTCAGCCTGGAGCCGATTGCCACGCTGCCGGGGCGGCGTACCGCAGTGCCGGATTTCATCTCGCAATATCGCGGGGTCGAGATTCAGCCCGGTGATTACATCCGCGGTTATGAGCGGATGAAAATCGGCCAGCTCGGCACCACGTTTCTCAAGACCATTGGTGGCGACAACCTGTTCAACGCCAGCCAGATCACCCTGTTGCTGGAGCTGGGGATGACGCATGTCATCGACATGCCGGGACTGGATCAGTTGCAGTTCAATGGCGCCGGAACCGATACCCATATTTCCGGCGGCGCCGACGGCAGTCTGGGGATCAACCCGATTGATGTGAGGATCGACCCCAGCGATGTCACCAGCAATCGCGGGATCGAAAGCCTGCGCCAGAATCCGGTTGCCCATGTCGATCTGCGCGGATTCGGCACGGATCTTTCATATGGCTATCGGCTGGTGACGCTGACCCGCTACGACAATGCCTTCCTGGGCATCAATCTGGAGTTTCTCAACGCGTTGTTCCATGACGTCAAAGGCACTGCCCCCGGTCTGGGACAAAACTTTGTCGAAGGACGCAAGCAGATTCTGTCCGGGATTCGCTGGGATTATCTGTCCCGGTACACGGGCGAGATTCGCTACACCTGGTTTACCGGTGGCGCGCATCGCGATCAGAACCGCGACCGCGATAACTTGCTGGTATATGTTGGCTATCAATTTTGA
- the pgeF gene encoding peptidoglycan editing factor PgeF: MNPTVIAPLFADWPAPTQVCALQTRRSGGVSRGVYASLNLGDHVGDDAEAVRENRHRLRTALALPGAPHWLTQVHGTHIVRAPQAAPGARADALWSSQPGVVCAIMTADCLPILLCSDDGAVVAAIHAGWRGLADGVIESALAALPLPPVRFMAWLGAAISANAFEVGGEVRARLLQADPQAQACFVPGRADRWQADLYALARRRLSAQGLTRVYGGNACTFSDPLSWFSHRRDGVSGRMVSLIWIRPDVA, translated from the coding sequence GTGAATCCGACCGTCATTGCCCCACTTTTTGCCGACTGGCCGGCGCCAACGCAGGTCTGCGCATTGCAAACCCGGCGCAGTGGCGGGGTCAGCCGAGGCGTCTACGCCTCGCTCAACCTCGGTGATCATGTGGGTGACGATGCCGAGGCGGTGCGCGAAAACCGGCATCGCCTGCGCACGGCGCTGGCATTGCCGGGAGCCCCGCACTGGTTGACGCAGGTGCATGGCACGCATATCGTGCGCGCGCCGCAGGCGGCGCCTGGCGCGCGCGCCGACGCGTTGTGGAGCAGCCAGCCGGGCGTGGTGTGCGCGATCATGACTGCGGACTGTCTGCCGATCCTGCTGTGCAGCGACGATGGTGCTGTGGTTGCCGCCATCCACGCCGGCTGGCGCGGGTTGGCGGATGGGGTGATCGAATCGGCGCTTGCAGCGTTGCCGTTGCCGCCTGTGCGATTCATGGCCTGGCTGGGCGCTGCGATCAGCGCAAATGCCTTTGAAGTGGGCGGTGAAGTGCGCGCGCGCTTGCTGCAAGCCGATCCGCAGGCGCAAGCATGTTTTGTGCCGGGGCGAGCGGATCGCTGGCAGGCCGATCTTTACGCGCTGGCGCGGCGGCGCCTGTCTGCACAAGGGCTTACCCGCGTTTATGGCGGCAATGCATGCACATTCAGTGATCCGCTGAGCTGGTTTTCCCATCGACGTGATGGGGTCAGTGGCCGCATGGTATCGCTGATCTGGATCCGTCCGGACGTTGCCTGA
- the rluD gene encoding 23S rRNA pseudouridine(1911/1915/1917) synthase RluD, with translation MNSMTLDESEDLILQAEVPEDQDERRLDAVCGRLFADYSRARLQTWIEAGRVQVDGEVVTRLRFAVTAGAVLTLAAEPADDAVTGVTAQNLPIDVVFADRDIAIINKPAGLTVHPGAGQHDGTLQNALLHHYPQTATVPRAGIVHRLDKDTSGLLVVALNLKAHAQLAAAIQHHQVRREYEALVQGELISGASIDLPIGRHPRDRLRMAVVEHNGRPAITHYRIGERFRQFTRLRVLLETGRTHQIRVHLSHQRNPIVGDPLYGAALRCAGLDAELQAALRALGRQALHARELGLNHPRSGKPMSWLCEAPEDMQRLYALLRIHAAVA, from the coding sequence ATGAATTCCATGACTCTGGACGAAAGTGAAGATCTCATTCTTCAGGCAGAAGTTCCCGAGGATCAGGATGAGCGCCGCCTGGACGCCGTGTGCGGACGTTTGTTTGCAGACTATTCGCGCGCGCGCCTGCAAACCTGGATCGAGGCCGGACGGGTTCAGGTCGATGGCGAGGTCGTCACCCGCCTGCGCTTTGCGGTGACGGCGGGCGCTGTACTGACCCTGGCCGCCGAGCCTGCCGACGATGCCGTCACCGGGGTGACGGCTCAGAATCTGCCGATTGACGTGGTGTTTGCCGATCGCGACATCGCCATCATCAACAAGCCTGCCGGATTGACGGTGCATCCCGGCGCCGGACAGCATGATGGGACGTTGCAGAATGCGCTGCTGCACCATTACCCGCAAACCGCCACGGTGCCGCGCGCGGGCATCGTTCATCGGCTCGATAAAGACACGTCCGGGTTGCTGGTGGTGGCGCTCAATCTCAAGGCTCATGCGCAGTTGGCTGCAGCGATCCAGCACCATCAGGTTCGCCGTGAATATGAGGCGCTGGTGCAGGGCGAATTGATCAGCGGCGCGAGCATCGACCTGCCGATTGGCCGCCACCCGCGCGACCGCCTGCGCATGGCGGTGGTTGAACACAATGGACGCCCGGCCATTACCCATTACCGGATCGGGGAGCGCTTTCGCCAGTTCACCCGCCTGCGCGTTTTGCTCGAAACCGGCCGCACCCACCAGATCCGCGTCCATCTGTCGCATCAGCGCAACCCGATCGTGGGCGATCCACTGTATGGCGCGGCACTGCGCTGTGCGGGACTGGATGCCGAACTTCAGGCGGCATTGCGCGCGCTCGGTCGCCAGGCCTTGCATGCGCGCGAGCTGGGGCTGAACCATCCCCGCAGCGGCAAGCCGATGAGCTGGCTGTGTGAGGCGCCCGAAGACATGCAGCGGCTGTATGCACTGCTGCGCATTCATGCGGCGGTGGCGTGA
- a CDS encoding outer membrane protein assembly factor BamD, which yields MRYSLVAVATLAVALSACRSNPDQLPVDNPFKADQSASSMREQRLQAGQLYRLGRNALESSDFTAALQRYDQLILRYPFTDYAIQAQIERVYALYRNYQPDEAIAAADRFIRDYPRHDDVAYLQYIKGLVNAERNRGIADSMGIDTTRRDIGNLRRAFEDFSLLIQRYPQSIYVADARLRMIDMRNRIAAHELTVVEYYIRRGAYVAAAKRAEQIVQLYPGAPATLDALKLLQTSYSKLHMDDQAADARTLLRAYQTAQSNVTPDTGAATPPAPPLKLSTSLDDTAQH from the coding sequence ATGAGATATAGCCTCGTCGCCGTAGCAACGCTGGCCGTTGCCTTATCCGCCTGCCGCTCCAATCCGGATCAATTGCCGGTGGACAACCCCTTCAAGGCCGATCAATCCGCATCGTCCATGCGCGAACAGCGTCTGCAAGCCGGGCAATTGTACCGGCTTGGACGCAATGCTTTGGAATCCAGTGATTTCACCGCAGCCTTGCAGCGTTACGATCAATTGATTCTGCGCTACCCGTTCACCGACTACGCCATACAGGCGCAGATCGAGCGGGTCTATGCGCTGTATCGCAACTATCAGCCCGACGAGGCGATCGCTGCCGCCGACCGCTTCATCCGCGATTACCCACGTCACGACGACGTGGCATATCTGCAATACATCAAAGGGCTGGTCAACGCCGAGCGCAATCGCGGTATCGCCGACAGCATGGGCATCGACACCACACGCCGCGATATCGGCAACCTGCGTCGCGCGTTCGAAGATTTCTCTCTGCTGATCCAGCGTTATCCGCAAAGCATTTATGTTGCCGACGCGCGCCTGCGGATGATCGACATGCGCAACCGGATCGCCGCGCACGAATTGACCGTTGTCGAGTACTACATCCGTCGTGGCGCCTACGTTGCAGCAGCCAAGCGCGCAGAGCAGATCGTCCAACTCTATCCCGGCGCCCCTGCCACCCTGGACGCGCTCAAGCTGCTGCAAACCAGCTACAGCAAATTGCATATGGACGATCAGGCGGCTGATGCGCGCACGCTGTTGCGCGCTTACCAGACGGCACAATCCAATGTGACGCCAGACACTGGCGCCGCCACGCCGCCTGCACCGCCACTGAAACTGTCAACATCGCTGGACGATACAGCGCAGCACTGA
- the sucD gene encoding succinate--CoA ligase subunit alpha encodes MSILINKNTKVICQGFTGKQGTFHSEQGIAYGTKLVGGVTPGRGGSQHLNLPVFDTCHDAVAQTGADASMIYVPAPFAADAILEAADAGIKVIVCITEGIPVNDMIKVKATLRQQYPDSVLIGPNCPGVITPGECKIGIMPGHIHQPGKIGIVSRSGTLTYETVHQTTLNGLGQSTCVGIGGDPVRGLGFIEVIELFEKDPATEGIIMVGEIGGSSEEEAAAYIKANVKKPVVAYIAGVTAPPGKRMGHAGAIISGGKGTADEKFAALEAAGVKTVRSPADLGAAMMSLL; translated from the coding sequence ATGAGCATTTTGATCAACAAGAACACCAAGGTGATTTGCCAGGGTTTTACCGGCAAACAAGGTACTTTTCACTCCGAGCAAGGCATCGCCTATGGCACCAAGCTGGTCGGCGGGGTCACCCCGGGGCGGGGCGGTTCGCAGCATCTGAATCTGCCGGTGTTTGACACCTGCCACGATGCCGTGGCTCAGACCGGCGCCGATGCCTCGATGATTTATGTTCCGGCGCCTTTTGCCGCCGACGCGATTCTGGAAGCGGCGGACGCAGGAATCAAAGTGATCGTTTGCATTACCGAGGGTATTCCGGTCAACGACATGATCAAGGTCAAGGCGACGCTGCGTCAGCAGTACCCTGACAGCGTCCTGATCGGGCCCAACTGTCCCGGCGTCATCACACCAGGCGAATGCAAGATCGGCATCATGCCCGGCCATATCCACCAGCCGGGCAAGATCGGTATTGTTTCGCGCTCCGGCACGCTGACCTATGAAACCGTGCATCAGACCACGCTCAATGGCCTTGGCCAATCCACCTGCGTCGGCATTGGTGGCGATCCGGTGCGTGGACTGGGCTTCATCGAAGTCATCGAGCTGTTTGAAAAGGATCCGGCGACCGAGGGCATCATCATGGTCGGAGAGATCGGGGGATCTTCCGAAGAAGAGGCTGCGGCTTATATCAAGGCCAATGTGAAAAAGCCGGTGGTGGCCTACATTGCCGGCGTTACCGCCCCTCCAGGCAAGCGCATGGGGCATGCCGGGGCGATCATCTCCGGCGGCAAGGGGACGGCGGATGAGAAATTTGCCGCGCTGGAAGCCGCAGGCGTCAAGACGGTGCGTTCACCGGCCGATCTGGGTGCGGCGATGATGTCGCTGTTGTAA
- the sucC gene encoding ADP-forming succinate--CoA ligase subunit beta → MNLHEYQAKEIFSRYGISVPQGQLAASPEAARAAAKQLGGDKFVVKAQVHAGGRGKAGGVKLVEGFDAVEEAAKKMLGTQLVTKQTGAEGLPINSVWVEKPSNIARELYVSALVDRTREQIVFMASAAGGMDIEEVAATTPEKIKHVYVNPAAGLQPYQARQLGFFMDLNKEQVAQFSKILDGLYRIFTDLDAALVEINPLIVTAEGNVMALDAKLNFDANALYRQKAIAEMRDPSQEDEREREASKFDLNYVTLEGNIGCMVNGAGLAMATMDIVKLHGGQPANFLDVGGGTTAEKVTEAFKLITKSSEVKAIFINIFGGIVRCDLIAEGIIQACKQVGLTIPVVARLQGTNMEKGREMLSASGLKITPVGDLTEAAKTVVALAKG, encoded by the coding sequence ATGAATTTGCACGAGTACCAGGCAAAAGAAATTTTTTCACGCTACGGCATCAGCGTTCCTCAAGGCCAATTGGCCGCCAGCCCCGAAGCCGCGCGCGCGGCCGCCAAGCAACTGGGTGGCGACAAGTTTGTCGTCAAGGCGCAGGTTCATGCGGGGGGGCGCGGCAAAGCGGGTGGCGTCAAGCTGGTCGAAGGTTTTGATGCCGTTGAAGAAGCCGCCAAAAAAATGCTCGGCACCCAATTGGTGACCAAGCAAACCGGCGCCGAAGGCTTGCCGATCAACAGCGTTTGGGTTGAAAAGCCCTCCAACATCGCGCGCGAGCTGTATGTTTCGGCGCTGGTGGATCGTACCCGTGAGCAGATCGTGTTCATGGCGTCTGCCGCAGGCGGCATGGACATCGAAGAAGTGGCGGCAACCACGCCGGAAAAAATCAAACACGTTTACGTCAATCCCGCCGCAGGCTTGCAGCCGTATCAGGCGCGCCAGCTCGGGTTTTTCATGGATTTGAACAAAGAGCAGGTTGCCCAGTTCAGCAAGATTCTGGATGGCCTGTATCGCATCTTTACCGATCTGGATGCCGCGCTGGTTGAAATCAATCCGCTGATCGTCACCGCTGAAGGCAACGTGATGGCGCTGGATGCCAAGCTCAACTTTGATGCCAATGCGCTGTATCGGCAAAAAGCGATTGCGGAAATGCGCGATCCTTCGCAGGAGGACGAGCGCGAACGCGAAGCCTCCAAGTTTGATCTCAACTACGTCACCCTTGAAGGCAACATCGGGTGCATGGTCAACGGCGCAGGTCTGGCCATGGCGACGATGGACATCGTCAAGCTCCACGGGGGGCAACCGGCAAACTTCCTCGACGTTGGTGGTGGCACCACAGCTGAAAAAGTCACCGAAGCCTTCAAGCTGATCACCAAGAGCAGCGAAGTCAAGGCGATTTTTATCAATATCTTTGGCGGTATCGTGCGTTGCGATCTGATCGCCGAGGGCATCATCCAGGCCTGCAAGCAAGTGGGGCTGACGATTCCGGTGGTGGCCCGCCTGCAAGGCACCAATATGGAAAAAGGACGCGAAATGCTCAGCGCGTCGGGGCTGAAGATCACCCCGGTGGGTGACCTGACCGAAGCGGCCAAGACCGTCGTGGCATTGGCGAAGGGCTGA
- a CDS encoding PAS domain-containing sensor histidine kinase, which produces MTAALFTPRSEDWRALASLVPYRLLLVALLLTLYGSGYAPEFLLRLPTPVFYLCCAAYSAAALVLLAINYYRHPGLPVQAHINLGVDTTVIGALVWSTGGIASGLGALLLPSLIGTSLVLAPRLASVHAAAATLTMFGAEALSQLAEQRWSISDFSQTGLLGMVFFVVTLVASYVGQRARRSEAAAERMGSENINLSDLSAHIIEVIHMGVIVVDAQDRLRINNLAALQLLGRSLPPNRPLHDAAPTLSAALQQWRLRKHAAPIHLRAPASGTELQIRITQLGQHPHALTLILLEDTAQLREQAQQITLAALGRLSASVAHEIRNPLSAITQAGQLLAESTQIDAQNQRLLDMIQRHAGRIERIVRDVLDLSRRDPSHQQVFALRPWLVRAIALYHESHPTQIRPIELTDIDANIRVRFDPEHLQQIVFNLLDNSFAHGRHAAHPVLVRIAATPAIDTRAVTLELHDNGPGIDVALGERIFEPFFTTHAHGTGLGLFLCRQLCEYNGAHLTHARSATGTTMQIRMSARPPADSSTAPGV; this is translated from the coding sequence GTGACTGCGGCGCTTTTCACGCCACGCAGCGAGGATTGGCGCGCGCTGGCCAGTCTGGTTCCCTATCGCCTGCTGCTGGTTGCGCTGTTGCTGACCCTGTACGGCAGCGGCTATGCACCTGAATTCTTGCTGCGCCTGCCGACTCCGGTCTTTTATTTGTGCTGCGCCGCCTACAGCGCCGCCGCACTCGTGCTGCTGGCCATCAACTATTACCGCCATCCGGGGCTGCCGGTGCAGGCACACATCAATCTTGGCGTGGATACCACCGTCATCGGCGCCTTGGTGTGGAGTACCGGGGGGATCGCCAGCGGCCTGGGGGCGCTGCTTCTGCCATCGCTGATCGGCACCAGTCTGGTTCTGGCGCCTCGGCTGGCCTCGGTTCATGCAGCGGCCGCGACGCTGACCATGTTCGGGGCCGAAGCACTGAGCCAGCTCGCAGAGCAGCGCTGGAGCATCAGCGATTTTTCGCAGACCGGCCTGCTCGGCATGGTGTTTTTTGTTGTCACCCTGGTGGCCAGCTATGTGGGGCAGCGCGCGCGTCGCTCGGAAGCCGCCGCCGAACGCATGGGCAGCGAAAACATCAATCTTTCGGATCTGTCCGCCCACATCATCGAAGTCATCCACATGGGCGTTATCGTCGTTGATGCACAGGATCGCCTGCGCATCAACAACCTTGCTGCCCTGCAACTGTTGGGTCGCAGCCTGCCGCCCAACCGACCGCTGCACGACGCCGCCCCAACCCTGAGCGCGGCGCTGCAACAGTGGCGTCTGCGCAAGCATGCGGCACCGATCCATCTGCGCGCCCCAGCTTCCGGAACCGAGCTGCAGATCCGCATCACCCAGCTCGGCCAACACCCCCACGCGCTGACGCTGATCCTGCTCGAAGACACCGCCCAGTTGCGCGAGCAGGCACAGCAGATCACGCTGGCTGCGCTGGGGCGGTTATCGGCCAGCGTCGCCCACGAAATCCGCAATCCCCTGTCGGCTATCACCCAGGCAGGCCAGCTGCTGGCCGAATCCACGCAGATCGACGCGCAGAATCAGCGCCTTCTCGACATGATCCAGCGCCATGCCGGCCGCATCGAAAGAATCGTCCGCGACGTGCTGGATCTGTCCCGCCGTGACCCCTCGCACCAGCAGGTCTTTGCCCTGCGCCCGTGGCTGGTGCGCGCCATCGCGCTCTATCACGAGAGTCACCCCACCCAGATCCGCCCGATCGAGCTGACCGATATCGACGCCAACATTCGCGTACGCTTTGACCCCGAACACTTGCAGCAGATCGTCTTCAACCTTCTGGACAACAGCTTTGCTCATGGCCGTCACGCAGCACATCCGGTTCTGGTTCGCATTGCCGCCACGCCCGCCATCGACACGCGCGCGGTGACGCTGGAACTGCACGATAACGGCCCCGGTATCGACGTCGCCCTGGGCGAACGGATTTTTGAGCCGTTTTTCACCACCCACGCCCACGGCACCGGATTGGGACTTTTTCTGTGCCGCCAGCTGTGTGAATACAATGGCGCGCACCTGACTCATGCGCGCAGCGCCACCGGCACCACCATGCAAATCCGTATGTCAGCCCGGCCGCCTGCCGATTCATCTACTGCCCCGGGAGTTTGA
- a CDS encoding sigma-54 dependent transcriptional regulator, with the protein MSTANVLVVDDEPDIRELVEIVLGRMGLHISSAANLDEARQRLREQTFDLCITDMRLPDGTGIELVHEIQQRCPYTPVAVITAYGNAEVAVESLKAGAFDFVAKPVDVPALRKLVDSALKLREHNTDNPENASPPSSDASTELLGTHHSIQALRNLIERLARSQAPVHISGESGTGKELVARQIHLRGPRARAPFVAINCGAVPNELMESEFFGHIKGSFTGAHRDKAGLFQAAEGGTLFLDEVAELPLHMQVKLLRALQERRVRPVGASQEIAVNVRIISATHENLAQRVSSGQFRQDLFYRLDVIAVHTPALRERPEDIPLLTEQILHRIAARTGYADVPAVDAATLQALQAYSFPGNVRELENILERSLTLCDGITIYPADLQLRSDFAIAPPPPLTLTDPAQTPAEVEQIEARAAQKLGISTRALRERLRKLGIQIPASPP; encoded by the coding sequence GTGAGCACCGCCAACGTGCTGGTCGTTGACGACGAGCCGGATATCCGCGAGCTGGTCGAAATCGTGCTGGGACGAATGGGGCTGCACATCAGCAGCGCCGCCAATCTCGACGAAGCCCGCCAGCGCCTGCGTGAGCAAACCTTCGATCTGTGCATCACCGACATGCGCCTGCCTGACGGCACCGGCATCGAACTGGTTCATGAAATCCAGCAGCGCTGCCCCTACACGCCGGTTGCCGTGATCACTGCCTATGGCAACGCCGAGGTGGCAGTGGAAAGCCTCAAGGCCGGCGCATTCGACTTCGTCGCCAAGCCGGTCGATGTCCCGGCGCTGCGCAAACTGGTCGACAGCGCCCTCAAGCTGCGCGAGCACAACACGGACAATCCAGAAAACGCGTCGCCCCCGTCTTCCGACGCCAGCACCGAGCTGCTCGGCACCCATCACAGCATCCAGGCACTGCGCAACCTGATCGAGCGCCTTGCACGCAGTCAGGCACCCGTCCACATCAGCGGTGAATCCGGCACCGGCAAGGAGCTGGTGGCGCGGCAGATTCATCTGCGCGGCCCGCGCGCGCGCGCGCCATTTGTCGCCATCAACTGCGGGGCGGTGCCCAACGAGTTGATGGAAAGTGAATTTTTTGGCCACATCAAAGGCAGTTTCACCGGCGCGCACCGCGACAAGGCCGGCCTGTTCCAGGCCGCCGAAGGCGGCACCCTGTTTCTGGATGAAGTCGCGGAGCTGCCCCTGCACATGCAAGTCAAACTGCTGCGCGCGCTGCAGGAGCGCCGCGTCCGACCGGTGGGCGCATCACAGGAAATCGCCGTCAACGTGCGGATCATTTCTGCCACCCATGAAAATCTTGCCCAACGCGTCAGCAGCGGCCAGTTCCGCCAGGACCTGTTCTATCGGCTGGACGTGATCGCAGTACACACGCCCGCGCTGCGCGAACGCCCCGAAGACATCCCGCTGTTGACCGAACAGATCCTGCACCGCATCGCCGCGCGCACCGGCTACGCCGATGTCCCCGCCGTCGATGCCGCCACCCTGCAAGCCCTGCAAGCCTATTCATTCCCCGGCAACGTGCGCGAGCTGGAAAACATCCTGGAGCGCAGCCTGACGCTGTGCGACGGCATCACCATTTACCCGGCAGACCTGCAACTGCGCAGCGATTTTGCGATTGCCCCGCCGCCACCGCTCACCTTAACCGACCCCGCCCAGACCCCCGCCGAGGTCGAGCAGATCGAAGCGCGCGCTGCGCAAAAGCTCGGGATTTCCACCCGTGCGCTGCGCGAACGGCTCCGGAAACTGGGGATCCAGATCCCGGCCTCGCCCCCATAA
- the petA gene encoding ubiquinol-cytochrome c reductase iron-sulfur subunit: MSNQGVDPGRRRFLTLTTTVVGGAGAAAAAWPFLASLKPSERAKALGAPVTVDISKVEAGQRITVAWRGKPVWVVRRTPDMLASLSKVTDELRDPDSKEPQQPSYAQNEARAIKPDVLVMVGSCTHLGCSPTFRPDHPAPDIHSNWQGGFFCPCHGSMFDLSGRVYKGVPAPLNLVVPPHRYEGDSTLVVGEDHGAA; this comes from the coding sequence ATGAGCAATCAAGGCGTGGATCCCGGTCGGCGCCGTTTCCTCACCCTGACAACAACCGTTGTTGGCGGTGCTGGTGCGGCTGCTGCGGCCTGGCCATTTCTGGCGTCGCTGAAACCCAGCGAACGCGCAAAGGCGCTGGGGGCGCCCGTCACCGTCGATATCAGCAAAGTCGAAGCTGGACAACGGATTACCGTTGCCTGGCGCGGCAAACCCGTCTGGGTCGTGCGCCGCACGCCCGACATGCTGGCATCGCTGTCCAAAGTCACCGACGAACTGCGTGACCCCGACTCCAAAGAGCCACAGCAACCGAGCTACGCGCAAAACGAAGCCCGTGCAATCAAGCCGGACGTACTGGTCATGGTTGGCTCCTGCACCCACCTGGGCTGCTCGCCCACCTTCCGCCCGGATCATCCGGCACCCGACATCCACAGCAACTGGCAAGGCGGCTTCTTCTGCCCCTGTCATGGCTCGATGTTCGACCTGTCCGGTCGCGTCTACAAAGGCGTGCCTGCCCCGCTCAACCTGGTGGTGCCACCGCACCGCTACGAAGGCGACAGCACACTGGTCGTTGGCGAAGATCACGGAGCTGCATAA